ACATTAATGTCATGGCAAAGGACTTCAACCCATTTGGGGTAGTCACAGTGCACGGTGCCAGACAGTTGGGCGATCGCCTCGTTCCATTGGCTGCGGTAGCTAAAGGGAATTTCTGGAACAGTGTGGTGCACAAGGGTAAAGGTGCTCATCCAGAAATGATACCCAATCCAAGGCATCAGCCAAAACTTCACCACCCCCCAAACGCCGAGGGTATAGAACATCACTGGAAAGGCTATCGCCCCGGCAATAATTACAAATAATGCTGAAAAGCGCACCTGTTCCCGTTGCTTACCTTCAAACTGGAACCAGTTAAAGTGCAGCTTTAGCTGGTGGATAATCGACGCAAGCCACCAGAGCTTACCCCGGATCGCGCGGTAGACAATACGAATGAGTGCTGGCGAGCTGTCATAAAGCTCAGGGGTAAAGGGCGCCCAAGCATTATCCTCATCCATGTTATTGGTGTAGCGGTGGTGATGGTTATGGAGAATGCGCCAGGCATGGAAGGGGTAAATCAGTGGTAAAAAGGCGAAGTGTCCCACCAAATTGTTTACCCAATTTTTCCGGGCAAAGGAACGGTGTCCGCAATCATGGCCAATTACAAAAAAACCCGTTAGGGCAGTTCCAGTCAAAAACCAAACGGGCAGGAGTAAATACCAGGGGGCGATCGCTAAGAGGGCGTAGCTACCTACCACCGCCGCCACACTTAAGAGCACCCTAGACCAAGCTTTTAGTGGATTTATTTCATAGACGGACCGGGGCAATGTATCGAGGATATCCCGTAACCGCAGATTTGGATGCTTTTCTAAAAGGGTTGTGGCACTAGGGCGCACAGAAACTGATGTCATTGATTATTGGTTGCGAAATGTAACATGGTTTCTAAAGGTTATACCACGATCACTATGCAAGCGCTTCTTTTTGATTATCGGGTTTGGCTCCTCGCAAGCCTCCATTGTTTCATGGGATTTTTGGCGGCCATTGTCTCATGGCGTAAAGGTTACAGCTTTCGGCATTGGCTGGGTTGGGGGTTGATTGGGGGTACACCGACTCTCCTTTTTGCCCTCGGGCGATCGCCTCATAATTCCCCCCAGAATCCTGAGAAAATCACCTCCTAGCCTCTCCCATCACATTCCCCGGGGGGCCTATTTCTTCACTTTTTTTTCATATTTACCGGAAATAACTGATAAACTAGCCGATGATTTCATCATTTTTCCACGCAATATGACGGCCAGTCACTCCCCCAAATCAGCCAAAAGCTGGAGCATTTGGACCATTTTTGGTTCCACGTTCCTGACTATTTTTATCGCCGAAATGGGAGACAAAACCCAACTGGCGACCCTTTTGATTTCAGCCCAAGCAGCGTCCCCCTGGGTCGTTTTTTTGGGGGCCGCTCTCGCTCTCATTGCCACCAGTTTGTTGGGGGTGATCATTGGTTACTGGTTAGCCCGGAAGCTCGCCCCCGATGTGTTAGACATGGTGGTGGGGGTTTTATTGCTGGTGATTGCTGGCTTACTGATTGTGGATATGCTGGCCCCATAATCACCGTCCACCATCCAAATCTTTGTTTTTGGCACTAGGGCACAAGTTTGCATCATTCAACCTAAATTTTTCCCAGCAATATTTCAAAACGATGGCAGAAATTGATTGGCAACTCCTCGGTCTTACTTTTATCACTATTTTTCTGGCTGAGATTGGCGACAAGAGCCAGTTGGCGGCGATCGCCCTCGGGGGCAGTTCCAAATCTCCCGTTGCTGTCTTTTTTGGTTCTGTAACTGCCTTGATTACTACCAGTCTCTTGGGGGTGCTTGCGGGGGGAGCCGTTGCGGTTTTTATTCCGGCCCAAGTCCTTAAAGGTCTCGCGGCGATCGGGTTTACAGCTCTGGCCGTACGCTTACTCTGGTATCCTTCCCAGGACAATGATGAGTAGGAGAAAATTCGGGTAGGCACTTTTGCCTTTTCCCAGGGCAATGTTCCCAAAATCCGTACCATAGGCGAAATTGCTTGCTCCTTTTTCAGCCCCGCAAAAGCGCAAAAAAGCAGTTAAAGATACAGAGAAAAAAAGTGGTCATGGTAATGTGGACTACTCTATTAAGCTCTTGTCTTTCTTGGCTTTTATCAATTCCGCGCAACGAATTTTATGACCCCAAGCAGTCCCGTTGGCAAAGTTTATTTGGTGGGTGCTGGTCCTGGTGATCCGGGCCTCCTGACACTCAAGGGTAAAACCCTCCTCGAAATGGCCGATGTTGTCATCTATGATGCCCTGGTGAGCGAACCGATCTTGGCGATGATCAACCCCCAAGCAGAGCGCATTGATGCCGGGAAGCGTCGTGGGAGACATTCCCTCAATCAGACAGAAACCACACAGCTCCTCATTGAAAAAGCGAAAGAAAAGGCAATTGTTGTCCGGCTCAAGGGGGGAGACCCCTTCGTATTTGGTCGGGGGGGTGAAGAAATGGCAGATCTGCGGGCGGCGAATGTTCCCGTAGAAGTCGTGCCTGGTATCACTTCGGGGATTGCAGCTCCAGCTTATTGCGGGATCCCCCTCACTAGCCGTGGTTATAGTTGTTCGGCGACTTTTGTGACGGGCCATGAGGCAGCTGGGAAATATCAACCCCAGGTGAATTGGCAGGCGATCGCCCAGGGTTCAGAAACCTTAGTCATTTACATGGGCATCCATAATCTTTGCCAAATTATTCCCCAATTACTTGCGGGTGGATTAACCATAGACACGCCCATTGCCCTCATCCGTTGGGGCACCCGTCCCGACCAAGAGGAGCTGTTGGGAAACCTCGGTGATATCGTCGAGAAAGTAGAGAAAACGGGTTTTTCAGCCCCGGCGATCGCCATTATCGGTCGCGTCGTAGAGTTACACCCCCAATATGCGACTCTCCTACATCCGACAGATTAAGTCCCCCGCTTTTTGGGAGAATTTTACATTTTCGCTGTAGTCCACAGGGCAATCAATGACAGCGGGGACCGATTGGGCGAGGGCTTCCTTGAGGGTTGGTATTAACTCAGCAGCGCTGGTGATCCGGTATCCTTTGAGGCCCATGCTTTCGGCAAATTTTACGAAATCTGGGTTGCCAAATTCCACAAAGGCGGATGCCCCGAATTGATTAATTTGCTTCCAGCCGATCAGCCCGTAACCACCGTCGTTAAAAATGAGCGTGACAAAGTTTGCCCCGATGCGCAGGGCTGTCTCTAGCTCTTGGCAATTCATCATAAAG
The nucleotide sequence above comes from [Synechococcus] sp. NIES-970. Encoded proteins:
- the cobA gene encoding uroporphyrin-III C-methyltransferase produces the protein MTPSSPVGKVYLVGAGPGDPGLLTLKGKTLLEMADVVIYDALVSEPILAMINPQAERIDAGKRRGRHSLNQTETTQLLIEKAKEKAIVVRLKGGDPFVFGRGGEEMADLRAANVPVEVVPGITSGIAAPAYCGIPLTSRGYSCSATFVTGHEAAGKYQPQVNWQAIAQGSETLVIYMGIHNLCQIIPQLLAGGLTIDTPIALIRWGTRPDQEELLGNLGDIVEKVEKTGFSAPAIAIIGRVVELHPQYATLLHPTD
- a CDS encoding hypothetical protein (conserved hypothetical protein (UPF0016)), whose protein sequence is MAEIDWQLLGLTFITIFLAEIGDKSQLAAIALGGSSKSPVAVFFGSVTALITTSLLGVLAGGAVAVFIPAQVLKGLAAIGFTALAVRLLWYPSQDNDE
- the desA gene encoding phosphatidylcholine desaturase — its product is MTSVSVRPSATTLLEKHPNLRLRDILDTLPRSVYEINPLKAWSRVLLSVAAVVGSYALLAIAPWYLLLPVWFLTGTALTGFFVIGHDCGHRSFARKNWVNNLVGHFAFLPLIYPFHAWRILHNHHHRYTNNMDEDNAWAPFTPELYDSSPALIRIVYRAIRGKLWWLASIIHQLKLHFNWFQFEGKQREQVRFSALFVIIAGAIAFPVMFYTLGVWGVVKFWLMPWIGYHFWMSTFTLVHHTVPEIPFSYRSQWNEAIAQLSGTVHCDYPKWVEVLCHDINVHVPHHLSTGIPSYNLRKAYASIKEHWGDYLYETKFSWDLMKAITEECHLYDPERNYMSFAQHQKR
- a CDS encoding hypothetical protein (conserved hypothetical membrane protein) codes for the protein MTASHSPKSAKSWSIWTIFGSTFLTIFIAEMGDKTQLATLLISAQAASPWVVFLGAALALIATSLLGVIIGYWLARKLAPDVLDMVVGVLLLVIAGLLIVDMLAP